From a region of the Labrus mixtus chromosome 5, fLabMix1.1, whole genome shotgun sequence genome:
- the LOC132974167 gene encoding betaine--homocysteine S-methyltransferase 1-like — MESKTRRGILERLDAGEVVVGDGGYVMQLERRGYVKAGHWTPEAAVEHPEAVRQLAREFLRAGANVIQTFTFYCSEDKLEISGNVTNITGAQINEAACDLAREVANEGNALVAGCVSKTPCYTNSHNETEVKAIFKKQMDDFLKKDIDFFIVEFVDHVEEAVWAVEVLKTSGKPVGATLCISPHGDMSGVPPGECAVRLVKAGADIVGINCHLDPLTCVRTVKLMKEGLEKAGLKAHLMVQPLGFHTPECNFGGYTSLLEYPFAMETRAITRWDIHKYAREAYNAGIRYIGGCCGFEAYHIRAIAEELAAERGFLPPASEKHGLWGAALEMHTKPWVRARSRRDYWESLLPASGRPKCPSMSTPAADYDKKMES, encoded by the exons ATGGAGAGCAAGACGAGAAGG GGTATTTTGGAGCGCCTGGATGCTGGGGAGGTCGTTGTAGGTGATGGAGGTTATGTTATGCAGCTGGAGCGGCGTGGCTATGTGAAGGCTGGACATTGGACACCTGAGGCTGCTGTCGAACATCCTGAAGCAG tgcGGCAGCTGGCCAGAGAGTTTCTGAGAGCTGGAGCCAACGTGATTCAGACATTCACCTTCTACTGCAGTGAGGATAAGCTGGAGATCAGTGGCAATGTCACCAACATCACT GGGGCTCAGATCAATGAAGCTGCCTGTGACCTGGCCAGGGAGGTGGCCAATGAGGGAAATGCTTTGGTGGCTGGGTGCGTGTCTAAGACTCCCTGTTACACGAACAGTCACAATGAAACTGAGGTCAAGGCCATCTTCAAGAAACAGATGGATGACTTCCTCAAAAAAGACATTGATTTCTTTATAGTGGAG tttgttgacCATGTGGAAGAGGCAGTGTGGGCAGTGGAGGTGCTGAAGACCAGCGGTAAACCAGTGGGTGCAACTCTGTGCATCTCTCCTCACGGAGATATGAGTGGAGTCCCGCCTGGAGAGTGTGCTGTTAGGCTGGTCAAAGCTG gagctgACATTGTTGGAATAAATTGCCACTTGGACCCTCTGACGTGTGTCCGTACAGTGAAGTTGATGAAAGAAGGATTGGAGAAAGCTGGTCTCAAAGCTCATCTCATGGTCCAGCCTCTGGGCTTTCACACACCTGAGTGTAACTTTGGTGGATACACCAGCCTACTGGAGTACCCCTTTG CAATGGAGACCAGAGCAATTACTCGCTGGGACATCCATAAGTATGCCAGAGAGGCTTACAATGCAGGAATTCGCTACATTGGAGGCTGCTGTGGATTTGAGGCATATCATATCAGAGCCATAGCTGAAGAGCTGGCTGCAGAGCGAGGATTCCTCCCACCAGCTTCAGAGAAACATGGACTCTGGGGAGCTGCACTGGAGATGCACACTAAACCCTGGGTCAGAGCCAG ATCTCGTCGAGACTACTGGGAAAGCCTCCTGCCTGCTTCTGGACGTCCCAAATGTCCTTCCATGTCCACACCTGCCGCTGATTATGACAAGAAAATGGAATCTTAA
- the LOC132974168 gene encoding betaine--homocysteine S-methyltransferase 1-like, which produces MESKRRGILERLDAGEVVVGDGGYVMQLERRGYVKAGHWTPEAAVEHPEAVRQLHREFLRAGASVIQTFTFYCSEDKLEISGNVTNITGAQINDAACDMAREVADQGGALVAGGVSQTPCYVKSHSEKEVKAIFKKQMDDFLKKDIDFLIVEYFEHVEEAVWAVEVLKTSGKPVGATLCISPQADMNGVPPGECAVRLVKAGADIVGINCHLDPLTCVRTVKLMKEGLEKAGLKAHLMVQPLGFHTPECNHTGYVSLPEFPFALETRSLTRWDIHKYAREAYNAGIRYIGGCCGFEAYHIRAIAEELAAERGFLPPASEKHGLWGAALEMHTKPWVRARARREYWETLLPASGRPTCPSMATPADE; this is translated from the exons ATGGAGAGCAAGAGAAgg GGTATTTTGGAGCGCCTGGATGCTGGGGAGGTCGTTGTAGGTGATGGAGGTTATGTTATGCAGCTGGAGCGGCGTGGCTATGTGAAGGCTGGACATTGGACACCTGAGGCTGCTGTCGAACatcctgaagcag TGAGGCAACTGCATAGGGAGTTCCTGAGAGCAGGGGCCAGCGTGATTCAGACATTCACCTTCTACTGCAGCGAGGATAAACTGGAGATCAGTGGCAATGTCACCAACATCACT GGGGCTCAGATCAATGATGCAGCCTGTGACATGGCAAGGGAGGTGGCAGATCAGGGGGGCGCATTGGTCGCTGGGGGTGTCTCTCAGACTCCATGTTACGTGAAGAGTCACAGCGAGAAGGAGGTCAAGGCCATTTTTAAGAAACAGATGGATGACTTCCTAAAGAAAGACATTGATTTCTTGATAGTGGAG tACTTTGAGCATGTGGAAGAGGCAGTGTGGGCAGTGGAGGTGCTGAAGACCAGCGGTAAACCAGTGGGTGCAACTCTGTGCATCTCCCCTCAGGCAGACATGAATGGAGTCCCGCCTGGAGAGTGTGCTGTTAGGCTGGTCAAAGCTG gagctgACATTGTTGGAATAAATTGCCACTTGGACCCTCTGACGTGCGTCCGTACAGTGAAGTTGATGAAAGAAGGATTGGAGAAAGCTGGTCTCAAAGCTCATCTCATGGTCCAGCCTCTGGGCTTTCACACACCTGAGTGTAACCACACTGGATACGTCAGCCTACCGGAGTTCCCCTTTG CTTTGGAGACTAGATCACTAACTCGCTGGGACATCCATAAGTATGCCAGAGAGGCTTACAATGCAGGAATTCGCTACATTGGAGGCTGCTGTGGATTTGAGGCATATCATATCAGAGCCATAGCTGAAGAGCTGGCTGCAGAGCGAGGATTCCTCCCACCAGCTTCAGAGAAACATGGACTCTGGGGAGCTGCACTGGAGATGCACACTAAACCCTGGGTCAGAGCCAG GGCTCGTCGAGAGTACTGGGAAACCCTTTTGCCTGCTTCTGGACGTCCCACATGCCCATCTATGGCCACCCCAGCAGATGAGTAA
- the LOC132974169 gene encoding junction-mediating and -regulatory protein-like — protein sequence MSFTMEDNLESGWVAVRPNAFEEKERHKFVFIVAWNEVEGKFAITCHNRTVQRRSFGRDPLFEATIQDGDKTKWPKSPVRDKVSRSPSKGAREAVGKGYSSTNKLVIETKPSPIKIQPVLKSAESPMSPDTDVMKSLREDPLSSSLDSLDLEELDSLSREDCSWAGLFSFQDFRAIHQQLCMVNSDLEPCLPVFPEEPGGMWTVLFGSAEVPETEMDELCHSLQMYLGHALDTCGWKILSQVLFTENDDPDEYYESLSELRQSGYEESLNRATKHLQELQEKHKTIESMVDLLELYEEEDHAYGGLLEASTQLYQYLLQPFRDMRELAMLRRQQIKISMENDYLGPRRIEALKKEDFDWQKKAQGAVLNIQEFTVKYFEITARAQKGVYERMKVDQRKFGKSSWTAAVERMERLRYSVAKETLQLQRAREICLEQRKHTLREEMQSLCSSEDAMVLLDHMESQYYELQLQLYDIHAEILQCEELLLTAQLDSIRRQMTERQDEVVYYDTYESADDITENDTAEREELRRLQVSARQLEARRGRISAKRSYLRNKREICVSSHTQKQQKRQATHKDSISHKLKSEDEDEAMRNSRVSQERQKTLDRLRTFKQRYPGQVILKSTRLRVSHNRRRERGRGTELSSLSEREEHVEMHCQPLCLSTSVQTDPSPTLALTTQPVTALTASLPPLPVPSPADSSCSPCSLSSLLASPISPPPPPPPPPPLPTKEELSPSVSPGRHGQKVEGKSAAEKELSLSPLGPFIPRFFDSSQLVSARKKLRKTPEFDSHSRRVSTPMDEVLASLKRGSFHLRKVDQRSLLPTKDDEDPNSILVQIRKGVALKRVPRKERKDQGELPASTDPLTRSIHEALRRIKEASPDSDSDDDGLAGPDWES from the exons ATGTCCTTCACAATGGAGGATAATTTGGAGTCGGGATGGGTAGCTGTCCGCCCGAATGCGTTCGAAGAGAAGGAAAGGCATAAATTTGTTTTCATAGTCGCCTGGAATGAGGTCGAGGGTAAATTTGCCATAACTTGCCACAACAGGACGGTGCAAAGGAGAAGTTTTGGCAGGGACCCTCTGTTTGAGGCGACCATCCAGGATGGGGACAAAACAAAATGGCCCAAAAGTCCTGTCAGGGATAAAGTATCAAGGAGCCCCAGCAAGGGAGCCAGGGAGGCTGTGGGGAAAGGATATAGTTCTACAAACAAGCTCGTGATAGAGACAAAACCAAGTCCTATCAAAATTCAACCTGTGCTTAAATCTGCAGAATCCCCTATGAGTCCTGACACGGATGTGATGAAATCACTAAGAGAGGACCCTCTGTCCTCCTCATTGGACAGCTTGGACCTTGAGGAGCTGGACAGTCTGAGCAGGGAGGACTGCAGCTGGGCCGGACTCTTCTCCTTCCAGGACTTCCGGGCCATCCACCAGCAACTGTGCATGGTGAACTCTGACCTGGAGCCCTGCCTCCCGGTGTTTCCCGAGGAACCAGGCGGGATGTGGACAGTGCTGTTCGGTTCGGCGGAGGTACCCGAGACTGAAATGGATGAGCTTTGCCACAGTTTACAGATGTACCTGGGCCACGCGCTCGATACGTGTGGATGGAAGATCCTGTCGCAGGTTCTGTTCACGGAAAACGACGACCCCGACGAGTACTATGAGAGCCTGAGCGAGCTGAGGCAGTCCGGGTATGAGGAGTCCCTGAACCGTGCAACAAAACATCTGCAAGAG ctgcaggagaagCACAAGACCATTGAAAGTATGGTAGACCTGTTGGAGCTGTATGAGGAGGAAGATCACGCGTACGGAGGCTTGCTGGAGGCCTCCACACAGCTGTACCAGTACCTGCTGCAGCCCTTCAGGGACATGAGGGAACTAGCAATGCTACGCCGGCAGCAAATCAAG ATTTCCATGGAGAACGATTACTTGGGTCCAAGGCGGATTGAAGCTCTGAAAAAGGAGGACTTTGATTGGCAGAAGAAAGCTCAGGGGGCAGTTCTCAACATCCAGGAGTTCACTGTAAAATACTTTGAGATAACTGCGAGAGCCCAGAAAG gggtgTATGAGCGGATGAAGGTGGACCAGCGTAAGTTTGGCAAATCTTCATGGACTGCAGCGGTGGAGCGCATGGAGAGACTTCGCTACTCTGTCGCCAAAGAAACTCTGCAGCTCCAGAGGGCCAGGGAGATCTGTCTGgagcagaggaaacacacacttcGAGAGGAG ATGCAGAGTTTGTGTAGCAGTGAGGATGCCATGGTTCTCTTGGACCACATGGAGTCACAGTACTACGAGCTCCAACTTCAACTGTACGACATACATGCGGAGATACTACAATGTGAAGAGCTGCTCCTCACTGCTCAACTAGACAGCATTCGCAGACAGATGACAG AGCGTCAGGATGAAGTGGTGTACTATGACACCTATGAAAGTGCAGATGATATAACAGAGAATgacactgcagagagagaagagctgcGCAGACTTCAGGTCAGCGCTCGACAGCTGGAGGCAAGGAGGGGGCGCATCTCTGCCAAGCGCTCCTATCTCAGGAACAAGAGG GAGATCTGTGTATCGAGTCACACTCAGAAACAGCAGAAACGTCAAGCCACGCACAAGGACTCTATATCCCACAAg TTGAAaagtgaagatgaagatgaggcGATGAGgaacagcagagtcagtcaggagagacagaaaacactgGACAGACTGCGCACTTTCAAGCAG aGGTACCCAGGTCAGGTGATTCTGAAATCCACTCGACTGCGCGTGTCTCACAACAGGAGAAGAGAGCGCGGAAGAGGCACGGAATTGAGTAGCTTGAGTGAGAGGGAGGAGCATGTAGAGATGCACTGCCAGCCGCTGTGTCTCAGCACCAGTGTACAGACGGACCCCAGCCCAACCCTGGCGCTCACTACTCAGCCTGTCACAGCTCTCACAGCATCCCTCCCTCCACTGCCTGTGCCCAGTCCTGCTGactcctcctgctctccctgCTCACTGTCCTCATTACTGGCATCCCccatctcccctcctcctccccctccccctcctccacctttgcCAACGAAGGAGGAGTTGTCCCCCTCTGTGAGCCCAGGTCGGCATGGGCAGAAGGTGGAGGGGAAGAGTGCAGCAGAGAAggagctctccctctctccgctTGGCCCGTTTATCCCTCGCTTCTTTGACAGCAGCCAACTAGTTAGTGCCAGAAAAAAGCTGAGGAAGACTCCAGAGTTTGACTCCCACAGCAGAAGAG TGAGTACTCCCATGGACGAGGTGTTGGCCTCCCTGAAGAGAGGCAGTTTCCACCTGAGGAAGGTCGATCAGCGGTCCCTGCTTCCCACCAAGGATGACGAAGACCCCAACAGCATCCTGGTTCAGATTCGCAAGGGAGTCGCACTGAAGCGTGTCCctagaaaagagagaaaggaccAGGGAGAGCTCCCGGCCTCCACAGACCCCCTGACCAGGAGCATCCATGAGGCCCTGCGCCGAATCAAAGAGGCCTCACCAGATTCTGACTCAGACGATGACGGGCTGGCCGGCCCTGACTGGGAAAGCTAG